The following are encoded in a window of Osmia bicornis bicornis chromosome 15, iOsmBic2.1, whole genome shotgun sequence genomic DNA:
- the LOC114878767 gene encoding NEDD8, with translation MLIKVKTLTGKEIEIDIEPTDKVERIKERVEEKEGIPPQQQRLIFSGKQMNDEKTAQDYKVQGGSVLHLVLALRGGL, from the exons ATGTTGATCAAAGTGAAG ACTCTTACCGGAAAGGAG ATCGAAATAGATATTGAACCTACAGATAAAGTAGAAAGGATCAAGGAAAGGGTGGAAGAGAAGGAAGGCATACCACCTCAGCAACAACGATTAATATTTTCTGGGAAACAAAT GAATGATGAGAAAACGGCGCAAGATTATAAGGTTCAAGGCGGATCAGTGTTGCATTTGGTACTCGCATTAAGGGGGGGCTTATAA